In Streptomyces sp. NBC_01426, one genomic interval encodes:
- the rimP gene encoding ribosome maturation factor RimP, with protein MSTTQSDRLRGLLEPLVTAKGLDLEDIETSKAGKRRMLRIIVDSDEGVELDACAELSREVSDLLDESDVMGEDEYVLEVSSPGADRPLTEHRHYIRAIGRLVKFQSVESGELIARILDVDDEGMDLEVPGVKGRKATTRRIAFTDIAKARVEIEFNRKDKKEEEA; from the coding sequence ATGAGCACCACCCAGAGCGACAGGCTGCGCGGACTGCTGGAGCCGCTGGTCACCGCCAAGGGCCTGGACCTCGAAGACATCGAGACGTCCAAGGCGGGCAAGCGCCGGATGCTGCGGATCATCGTGGATTCCGATGAGGGTGTGGAACTGGACGCCTGTGCCGAGCTGAGTCGCGAGGTCTCCGATCTGCTCGACGAGAGCGACGTGATGGGCGAGGACGAGTACGTCCTCGAAGTGAGCTCGCCGGGCGCGGACCGCCCGCTGACCGAGCACCGTCACTACATCCGGGCGATCGGCCGTCTCGTGAAGTTCCAGTCGGTCGAGAGCGGGGAACTGATCGCCCGCATCCTCGACGTCGACGACGAGGGCATGGACCTCGAAGTACCGGGTGTGAAGGGCCGCAAGGCGACCACCCGCCGCATCGCATTCACCGACATCGCCAAGGCGCGTGTCGAGATCGAGTTCAACCGCAAGGACAAGAAGGAAGAGGAGGCGTAG
- a CDS encoding GNAT family N-acetyltransferase, which translates to MLPTSEGDDPDRPAGLRIAALDLAARVDEALRVQAVAFGLSDDEVGIRRYIVQRHMDCRGARALGAFTEDGVLAGFVYGMPNDRDHWWSTVVEPHLRAGGHDGWLDHSFVITELHVHPGFQGRGVGRALITRITDTAAEPRSILSAIDTESPARGLYRALGYTDLARQVHFPSASLPYAVMGAPLPLRRR; encoded by the coding sequence ATGCTGCCTACCTCCGAGGGCGACGACCCCGACCGGCCCGCCGGACTCCGCATCGCCGCCCTCGACCTCGCCGCCCGCGTGGACGAGGCCCTGCGCGTGCAGGCCGTCGCGTTCGGGCTCAGCGACGACGAGGTGGGCATCCGGCGCTACATCGTCCAACGCCACATGGACTGCCGGGGTGCCCGCGCCCTGGGGGCGTTCACCGAGGACGGCGTGCTCGCCGGATTCGTGTACGGCATGCCCAACGACCGCGACCACTGGTGGTCCACCGTCGTCGAACCGCACCTGCGCGCCGGCGGCCACGACGGCTGGCTCGACCACTCCTTCGTCATCACCGAACTCCACGTGCACCCCGGATTCCAGGGCCGGGGCGTCGGCCGCGCCCTGATCACGCGGATCACCGACACCGCTGCCGAGCCCCGCTCGATCCTGTCCGCCATCGACACCGAGAGCCCCGCCCGCGGCCTCTACCGCGCCCTCGGCTACACGGACCTCGCCCGCCAGGTGCACTTCCCCAGCGCAAGCCTGCCGTACGCCGTCATGGGCGCGCCGCTGCCCCTGCGCCGGCGCTGA
- a CDS encoding slipin family protein codes for MVEELLTAAIAAGVGITVYLGVAARVVKQYERGVVFRLGRLREGVRGPGFTFVVPGVDRLRKVNMQIVTMPVPAQEGITRDNVTVRVDAVVYFKVVDAADAIIQVEDYRFAVSQMAQTSLRSIIGKSDLDDLLSNREQLNQGLELMIDSPAIGWGVQIDRVEIKDVSLPETMKRSMARQAEADRERRARIINADAELQASRKLAEAAEVMSEQPAALQLRLLQTVVAVAAEKNSTLVLPFPVELLRFLERAAPAPAAPAPPGPAVPPADRAVPPGAAPTAAPTIEPAADTDAPPALDPPPAGPE; via the coding sequence ATGGTCGAGGAACTGCTGACAGCGGCGATCGCCGCGGGCGTGGGAATCACGGTGTACCTGGGCGTCGCCGCCCGGGTGGTGAAGCAGTACGAGCGGGGCGTGGTGTTCCGGTTGGGCCGGCTCCGGGAGGGCGTGCGGGGTCCCGGCTTCACCTTCGTCGTCCCGGGCGTGGACAGGCTGCGCAAGGTGAACATGCAGATCGTGACGATGCCGGTGCCGGCCCAGGAGGGCATCACCCGGGACAACGTCACGGTGCGGGTGGACGCGGTCGTCTACTTCAAGGTGGTCGACGCGGCCGACGCGATCATCCAGGTGGAGGACTACCGGTTCGCGGTCTCGCAGATGGCCCAGACCTCGCTGCGGTCCATCATCGGCAAGTCGGACCTGGACGATCTGCTGTCCAACCGGGAGCAGCTGAACCAGGGGCTGGAGCTGATGATCGACAGCCCGGCGATCGGTTGGGGCGTCCAGATCGACCGGGTCGAGATCAAGGACGTCTCGCTGCCGGAGACCATGAAACGCTCGATGGCCCGGCAGGCCGAGGCGGACCGCGAGCGGCGGGCGCGCATCATCAACGCGGACGCGGAGCTCCAGGCGTCGAGGAAGCTGGCCGAGGCGGCCGAGGTGATGTCGGAGCAGCCGGCGGCGCTGCAACTGCGGCTCCTGCAGACGGTGGTGGCGGTGGCGGCGGAGAAGAACTCCACCCTGGTCCTGCCGTTCCCGGTGGAGCTCCTGCGCTTCCTCGAACGCGCGGCGCCCGCCCCCGCAGCCCCCGCGCCCCCGGGACCGGCCGTCCCGCCGGCGGACAGGGCCGTCCCGCCGGGCGCGGCCCCGACCGCGGCGCCGACCATCGAGCCGGCCGCGGACACCGACGCGCCCCCGGCCCTCGACCCGCCCCCGGCCGGACCCGAGTAG
- a CDS encoding M50 family metallopeptidase: protein MTILLTLIGVVVFVVGLLVSIAWHELGHLSTAKMFGIRVPQYMVGFGRTIWSRKKGDTEYGIKAIPMGGYIRMIGMFPPGEDGKVTARSTSPFRSMIEDARSAAYEELQPGDEARLFYTRKPWKRVIVMFAGPFMNLVLAVAIFLATLMTFGVNTQTTVVSSVSDCVLQQSEKRDKCAAGDPVAPAKAAGLLQGDKIVAFNGREVDDWSALQKDIRATVGPATVTVERAGRLVDLKPTLIENTVAKTDGRGEYVKDQYVTAGFLGFAPASGYVEQSFPQAVSRMGDMMESGVESLVALPSKIPALWNSVFNGAERDVNGPMGIVGAARVSGEIFTLDLPPTHILVIFLNLVAGFNLSLFLFNMLPLLPLDGGHIAGALWESLRRNVARVFRRPDPGPFDVARLMPLAYVVAGVFVCFTLLVLVADVVNPIKIT, encoded by the coding sequence ATGACGATACTGCTGACCTTGATCGGTGTGGTCGTCTTCGTGGTCGGCCTGCTGGTCTCCATTGCCTGGCACGAGCTCGGCCACCTCTCCACGGCCAAGATGTTCGGCATCCGCGTGCCCCAGTACATGGTCGGCTTCGGCAGGACCATCTGGTCGCGGAAGAAGGGCGACACGGAGTACGGGATCAAGGCCATCCCGATGGGCGGCTACATCCGCATGATCGGGATGTTCCCGCCCGGCGAGGACGGCAAGGTCACCGCCCGCTCGACGTCGCCGTTCCGCTCGATGATCGAGGACGCGCGCTCCGCCGCGTACGAGGAGCTCCAGCCCGGCGACGAGGCGCGGCTGTTCTACACGCGCAAGCCGTGGAAGCGCGTGATCGTGATGTTCGCCGGGCCGTTCATGAACCTGGTCCTGGCCGTGGCGATCTTCCTGGCCACCCTGATGACCTTCGGCGTGAACACCCAGACCACCGTGGTCAGCAGCGTCTCCGACTGCGTCCTCCAGCAGAGCGAGAAGCGCGACAAGTGCGCCGCCGGCGACCCGGTGGCCCCCGCCAAGGCCGCGGGCCTGTTGCAGGGGGACAAGATCGTCGCGTTCAACGGCAGGGAGGTCGACGACTGGTCGGCGCTCCAGAAGGACATCCGCGCCACCGTCGGGCCGGCCACCGTCACCGTGGAGCGCGCGGGCCGACTCGTCGACCTGAAGCCCACCCTGATCGAGAACACCGTCGCCAAGACCGACGGGCGCGGCGAGTACGTCAAGGACCAGTACGTCACCGCGGGCTTCCTCGGTTTCGCCCCGGCCAGCGGGTACGTGGAGCAGTCCTTCCCGCAGGCCGTCTCCCGCATGGGCGACATGATGGAGTCCGGGGTCGAGTCCCTGGTGGCGCTGCCGTCCAAGATCCCGGCCCTGTGGAACTCCGTCTTCAACGGCGCCGAGCGCGACGTGAACGGCCCGATGGGCATCGTGGGCGCCGCCCGGGTCAGCGGCGAGATCTTCACCCTGGACCTGCCGCCCACGCACATCCTGGTGATCTTCCTGAACCTGGTGGCGGGCTTCAACCTCTCGCTGTTCCTGTTCAACATGCTGCCGCTGCTGCCGCTCGACGGCGGTCACATCGCGGGCGCGCTGTGGGAGTCGTTGCGACGCAACGTGGCCCGTGTCTTCCGCCGGCCGGACCCCGGTCCGTTCGACGTGGCGCGGCTGATGCCGCTGGCCTACGTGGTCGCGGGAGTCTTCGTCTGCTTCACCCTGCTGGTGCTCGTGGCCGATGTGGTGAACCCGATCAAGATCACCTGA
- a CDS encoding aminoglycoside phosphotransferase family protein: MAFEPPQRLVRALGETPETTRDTDWLGRLPLLTEEALNRREVAAQRVQAPGGRSSLVVLVRYADGTPAALKLAPPGARPDRELAALAHWGGFGAVRVLDSRHHEEDGALLLERLHPEVSLRSLPEAKALLEASGTLRRLWVAPGAGHRWETVAQRTERQAEALRKAPPEVEALASTALALREELTAAPGEELLLHGNFRQGKVLAGERAPWLTVGPDPVVGERAYDLARLVRDRLEDQVASSTGASGARRRVNKLADALDVDRERLRGWTVFRAVESGNRALAAGRRRDAELLLEFAAWL, from the coding sequence ATGGCTTTCGAACCGCCGCAGCGGCTGGTACGGGCGCTCGGCGAGACGCCGGAGACGACGCGGGACACGGACTGGCTGGGGCGGTTGCCCCTGCTGACCGAGGAGGCGCTGAACCGGCGTGAGGTGGCCGCGCAGCGGGTGCAGGCCCCGGGCGGACGCAGCAGCCTGGTGGTCCTCGTCCGGTACGCCGACGGGACCCCGGCCGCGCTGAAGCTGGCGCCCCCCGGGGCGCGGCCCGACCGGGAGCTGGCGGCGCTCGCCCACTGGGGCGGGTTCGGGGCGGTGCGCGTCCTGGACTCGCGCCACCACGAGGAGGACGGGGCGCTGCTCCTGGAGCGGCTGCACCCGGAGGTCTCGCTGCGCTCGCTGCCGGAGGCGAAGGCGCTGCTGGAGGCCTCGGGCACGCTCCGGCGGCTGTGGGTGGCCCCGGGGGCCGGTCACCGGTGGGAGACCGTCGCGCAGCGCACGGAGCGGCAGGCCGAGGCGTTGCGGAAGGCTCCCCCGGAGGTCGAGGCGCTGGCTTCGACGGCGCTCGCGCTCCGCGAGGAGCTGACGGCGGCGCCGGGTGAGGAGCTGCTGCTGCACGGGAACTTCCGGCAGGGCAAGGTGCTGGCCGGCGAGCGGGCGCCGTGGCTGACGGTGGGGCCGGACCCGGTGGTCGGCGAGCGGGCCTACGATCTCGCGCGGCTGGTCAGGGATCGACTGGAGGACCAGGTCGCCTCCTCGACGGGGGCGTCGGGAGCGCGCCGGCGGGTGAACAAGCTGGCCGACGCGTTGGACGTGGACCGGGAGCGGCTGCGGGGCTGGACGGTGTTCCGCGCGGTGGAGTCGGGGAACCGGGCGCTGGCCGCCGGACGGCGTCGGGACGCCGAGCTGTTGTTGGAGTTCGCGGCCTGGTTGTAG
- a CDS encoding ferritin-like domain-containing protein — translation MTVKPEPSTTTRPLEAAQSALAAEHAAAYAYGVIGARIASARSAEAREAYGQHLARRDSLARTVRDLGGSPRPSEAAYALPFELRTPADAERLAGDVEDRVAGAYSDLVRASDGPLRREAADALSAAAVRAARWRGVGVAFPGLAERSKRAQTS, via the coding sequence ATGACCGTGAAGCCCGAGCCCTCCACGACGACCCGCCCGCTGGAGGCCGCGCAGTCCGCGCTGGCCGCCGAGCACGCAGCCGCGTACGCCTACGGGGTGATCGGCGCCCGTATCGCGTCGGCCCGATCGGCCGAGGCCCGCGAGGCGTACGGGCAACACCTGGCGCGCCGTGACTCGCTCGCCCGTACCGTGCGAGACCTGGGCGGATCTCCCCGTCCGTCGGAGGCCGCGTACGCCCTGCCGTTCGAACTGCGGACCCCGGCGGACGCCGAGCGGCTCGCCGGGGACGTCGAGGACCGGGTGGCCGGCGCGTACTCCGATCTGGTGCGGGCATCCGACGGTCCGTTGCGCCGTGAGGCGGCCGACGCGCTGAGCGCCGCGGCGGTCCGCGCGGCACGCTGGCGTGGTGTCGGCGTAGCCTTCCCTGGGCTCGCGGAACGCTCGAAGCGAGCCCAGACCAGCTGA
- the dxr gene encoding 1-deoxy-D-xylulose-5-phosphate reductoisomerase codes for MSDSPAPLADPHLVFDPAVGRRDIVILGSTGSIGTQAIDLALRNPDRFRVTALSAAGGRVALLAEQARRLRVAAVAVADEDAVPALKEALSAQYGGAEPLPEILAGPDAASELAASACHTVLNGITGSIGLAPTLAALRAGRTLALANKESLIVGGPLVKALAKPGQIIPVDSEHAALFQALAAGTRADVRKLVVTASGGPFRGRTRAELADVTVQDALAHPTWAMGPVITVNSATLVNKGLEVIEAHLLYDIPFDRIEVVVHPQSYVHSMVEFTDGSTLAQATPPDMRGPIAIGLGWPERIPDAAPAFDWTKASSWEFFPLDTEAFPSVGLARHVGALGGTAPAVFNAANEECVDAFLAGRLPFTAIMDTVSAVVDEHGTPEAGTSLTVRDVLEAETWARARARELAARAAVEASA; via the coding sequence ATGAGCGACAGCCCAGCCCCCCTCGCCGATCCGCACCTCGTCTTCGACCCCGCGGTCGGCCGCCGGGACATCGTCATCCTCGGGTCGACCGGGTCCATCGGGACCCAGGCCATCGACCTCGCCCTGCGCAACCCGGACCGCTTCCGGGTGACCGCGCTGTCCGCCGCCGGCGGGCGCGTCGCGCTGCTGGCCGAGCAGGCCCGACGGCTGCGGGTCGCCGCGGTCGCGGTGGCCGACGAGGATGCCGTACCGGCCCTGAAAGAGGCGCTGAGCGCCCAGTACGGCGGCGCCGAGCCGCTGCCGGAGATCCTGGCCGGCCCCGACGCGGCGAGCGAACTGGCCGCCTCCGCGTGCCACACCGTGCTCAACGGCATCACCGGCTCCATCGGCCTCGCGCCCACCCTCGCCGCCCTGCGGGCGGGCCGGACCCTGGCCCTGGCCAACAAGGAGTCGCTGATCGTCGGCGGTCCGCTGGTCAAGGCGCTGGCGAAGCCCGGCCAGATCATCCCGGTGGACTCCGAGCACGCCGCGCTGTTCCAGGCGCTCGCCGCCGGCACCCGGGCCGACGTGCGCAAGCTCGTGGTCACGGCCTCCGGCGGTCCCTTCCGCGGCCGTACCCGTGCCGAGCTGGCCGACGTCACCGTCCAGGACGCGCTGGCGCACCCCACCTGGGCCATGGGCCCGGTCATCACCGTCAACTCGGCGACGCTGGTCAACAAGGGGCTGGAGGTCATCGAGGCGCACCTGCTCTACGACATCCCCTTCGACCGCATCGAGGTCGTCGTCCACCCGCAGTCCTACGTCCACTCGATGGTCGAGTTCACGGACGGCTCCACCCTGGCGCAGGCCACCCCGCCGGACATGCGCGGCCCGATCGCGATCGGCCTCGGCTGGCCCGAGCGGATCCCCGACGCGGCCCCGGCGTTCGACTGGACCAAGGCGTCGAGCTGGGAGTTCTTCCCCCTGGACACCGAGGCCTTCCCGTCGGTGGGACTGGCCCGCCACGTGGGCGCCCTGGGCGGCACCGCCCCGGCCGTGTTCAATGCGGCGAACGAGGAGTGCGTGGATGCCTTCCTGGCCGGTCGGCTGCCGTTCACAGCAATCATGGATACGGTCTCCGCTGTGGTAGATGAGCACGGAACGCCGGAGGCGGGAACTTCCCTGACCGTCCGGGACGTCCTTGAAGCGGAGACCTGGGCCAGGGCCCGGGCACGGGAGCTGGCGGCACGCGCCGCCGTGGAGGCGAGCGCATGA
- a CDS encoding proline--tRNA ligase has protein sequence MSTQHVQRMSRLMAKTLREDPADAETLSHRMLVRAGYVRRSSAGVWSWLPLGKRVLDNVSRVVREEMDAIGAQEVLLPALLPKEPYEVSGRWSEYGDLLFRLKDRKGADYLLGPTHEEIFTLLVKDQCTSYKDLPVMLYQIQTKYRDEARPRSGVLRGREFQMKDSYSFDVSDEGLAESYALHRAAYRRIFERLGLNHRIVSAVSGAMGGSASEEFLAPAEAGEDTFADCPSCDYAANTEAVTFALTPVAGEHGPLEEIPTPDTPTIETLAAHLGVPASATLKNLLVKVDGEIVAVGVPGDREVDLGKLGEHLAPAVVELVTAEDFVDRPDLVRGYVGPQGLDKVRYLADPRVAPGTSWVTGANKPDTHARNVVCGRDFEVDQYLDVVVVAPGDPCPLCGVGLRLDRAIEIGHIFQLGRKYADAFGLDVLGKEGKPVRVTMGSYGIGVSRAVAALAEQTADERGLCWPAAVAPADVHVVAAGKAVPLALAEEAAEALAAAGLRVLLDDRPGLSPGVKLTDAELIGVPWILVAGRRSAESVVELQNRLDGTREELPLAQALARLT, from the coding sequence ATGTCAACGCAACACGTGCAGCGCATGTCCCGCCTCATGGCCAAGACCCTCCGCGAGGACCCGGCGGACGCGGAGACCCTCAGCCACCGCATGCTGGTCCGCGCCGGCTACGTCCGCCGCAGTTCCGCCGGCGTGTGGAGCTGGCTGCCGCTCGGCAAGCGGGTCCTGGACAACGTCTCGCGCGTCGTCCGCGAGGAGATGGACGCGATCGGGGCCCAGGAGGTCCTCCTCCCGGCGCTGCTGCCCAAGGAACCGTACGAGGTCAGCGGCCGCTGGTCGGAGTACGGCGACCTGCTCTTCCGCCTCAAGGACCGCAAGGGCGCGGACTACCTCCTCGGCCCCACCCACGAGGAGATCTTCACCCTGCTGGTGAAGGACCAGTGCACGTCCTACAAGGACCTGCCGGTCATGCTCTACCAGATCCAGACCAAGTACCGGGACGAGGCCAGGCCGCGCTCCGGCGTGCTGCGCGGCCGCGAGTTCCAGATGAAGGACTCGTACTCCTTCGACGTGAGCGACGAGGGCCTGGCCGAGTCCTACGCCCTCCACCGCGCCGCCTACCGGCGGATCTTCGAGCGGCTCGGGCTGAACCACCGGATCGTGTCGGCGGTCTCGGGAGCGATGGGCGGCTCCGCGTCCGAGGAGTTCCTCGCCCCGGCCGAGGCGGGCGAGGACACCTTCGCCGACTGCCCGTCCTGCGACTACGCCGCCAACACGGAGGCGGTGACCTTCGCCCTGACGCCGGTGGCCGGCGAGCACGGCCCGCTGGAGGAGATCCCCACCCCCGACACCCCCACCATCGAGACGCTGGCCGCCCACCTGGGCGTACCCGCCTCGGCGACGCTGAAGAACCTCCTCGTCAAGGTCGACGGCGAGATCGTGGCCGTCGGCGTACCGGGTGACCGCGAGGTGGACCTCGGGAAGCTCGGTGAGCATCTCGCGCCGGCCGTCGTGGAGTTGGTCACGGCCGAGGACTTCGTGGACCGGCCCGACCTGGTACGCGGCTACGTGGGCCCGCAGGGCCTGGACAAGGTCCGCTACCTGGCCGACCCCCGTGTCGCGCCCGGCACTTCATGGGTGACCGGCGCCAACAAGCCCGACACGCACGCCCGCAACGTGGTCTGCGGACGGGACTTCGAGGTGGACCAGTACCTCGACGTGGTGGTCGTGGCCCCCGGCGACCCCTGCCCGCTCTGTGGCGTCGGCCTCCGCCTGGACCGCGCGATCGAGATCGGCCACATCTTCCAACTGGGCCGCAAGTACGCCGACGCCTTCGGGCTCGACGTGCTCGGCAAGGAGGGCAAGCCCGTCCGGGTCACGATGGGCTCGTACGGGATCGGCGTCTCCCGGGCCGTCGCGGCGCTCGCCGAACAGACCGCCGACGAAAGGGGGTTGTGCTGGCCCGCCGCCGTGGCCCCGGCCGACGTGCACGTGGTCGCGGCGGGCAAGGCCGTACCGCTGGCGCTCGCCGAGGAAGCCGCCGAGGCGCTGGCCGCGGCGGGACTGCGGGTCCTCCTGGACGACCGGCCGGGGCTGTCGCCCGGGGTCAAGCTCACCGACGCGGAGCTGATCGGCGTGCCGTGGATCCTGGTCGCCGGGCGCCGCTCGGCCGAGTCGGTGGTCGAACTCCAGAACCGCCTGGACGGCACCCGCGAGGAGCTCCCGCTGGCGCAGGCGCTGGCCCGCCTGACCTGA
- a CDS encoding GNAT family N-acetyltransferase has translation MLTQTTTRVLEPGDLDAALAVLGRDPVENAFVTSRVQVAGLDPWRLGGEMWGWYTDGDLQALCYAGANLVPVCAGPDAVRAFADRARRTGRRCSSIVGPAEATRLLWQLLEPSWGPARDVRSRQPLMVIEQPSIEVRADPLVRRIRKDELDLIMPACVAMFTEEVGISPLAGDGGLLYQARVAELVGSGRSFARVEDGKVVFKAEIGAATPRACQVQGVWVDPEFRGRGHSETGMAAVVEYALRDVAPVVSLYVNDFNTAARASYRRVGFREVGAFMSVLF, from the coding sequence GTGTTGACGCAGACCACCACCCGGGTCCTTGAACCCGGTGATCTCGACGCCGCGCTCGCGGTCCTGGGCCGCGACCCCGTCGAGAACGCCTTCGTCACCTCGCGCGTCCAGGTCGCCGGGCTCGATCCGTGGCGCCTCGGCGGCGAGATGTGGGGCTGGTACACCGACGGCGACCTCCAGGCCCTCTGCTACGCGGGCGCCAATCTGGTCCCCGTCTGCGCCGGACCCGACGCCGTACGCGCCTTCGCCGACCGGGCCCGCCGCACCGGCCGCCGCTGCTCCTCCATCGTCGGCCCGGCCGAGGCCACCCGGCTGCTGTGGCAACTCCTGGAGCCCAGCTGGGGTCCCGCCCGGGACGTCCGCTCCCGCCAGCCCCTGATGGTCATCGAACAGCCCTCCATCGAGGTCCGTGCGGACCCCCTGGTCCGCCGGATCCGCAAGGACGAGCTGGACCTGATCATGCCCGCCTGCGTGGCGATGTTCACCGAGGAGGTCGGCATCTCCCCGCTCGCCGGCGACGGTGGGCTGCTCTACCAGGCCCGGGTCGCCGAACTCGTCGGCTCCGGCCGCTCCTTCGCCCGCGTCGAGGACGGCAAGGTCGTCTTCAAGGCGGAGATCGGCGCCGCCACCCCCCGCGCCTGCCAGGTCCAGGGCGTCTGGGTCGACCCCGAGTTCCGCGGCCGGGGGCACTCCGAGACCGGCATGGCGGCCGTCGTCGAGTACGCGCTGCGCGACGTGGCCCCGGTGGTCAGCCTCTACGTCAACGACTTCAACACCGCCGCCCGGGCCTCCTACCGTCGCGTCGGCTTCCGCGAGGTCGGCGCGTTCATGAGCGTGCTCTTCTGA
- the ispG gene encoding flavodoxin-dependent (E)-4-hydroxy-3-methylbut-2-enyl-diphosphate synthase yields the protein MTAISLGMPSVPTKLADRRVSRKIQVGSVAVGGDAPISVQSMTTTRTSDIGATLQQIAELTASGCNIVRVACPTQDDADALAVIAKKSQIPVIADIHFQPKYVFAAIDAGCAAVRVNPGNIKQFDDKVKEIAHAAKAAGTPIRIGVNAGSLDARLLKKYGKATPEALVESALWEASLFEEHGFGDIKISVKHNDPVVMVNAYRQLAAACDYPLHLGVTEAGPAFQGTIKSAVAFGALLSEGIGDTIRVSLSAPPVEEIKVGNQILESLNLKPRRLEIVSCPSCGRAQVDVYKLAEEVTAGLEGMEVPLRVAVMGCVVNGPGEAREADLGVASGNGKGQIFVKGEVIKTVPESKIVETLIEEALKIAEQMEKDGIPSGEPTVAIGV from the coding sequence ATGACTGCCATCTCTCTCGGAATGCCGTCCGTGCCGACGAAGCTCGCCGACCGACGGGTCAGTCGCAAGATCCAGGTCGGTTCCGTGGCCGTCGGTGGAGACGCACCCATTTCGGTGCAGTCGATGACCACGACCCGCACCTCCGACATCGGCGCCACCCTCCAGCAGATCGCCGAGCTCACCGCCTCCGGCTGCAACATCGTCCGCGTCGCCTGCCCGACGCAGGACGACGCCGACGCGCTGGCCGTGATCGCGAAGAAGTCGCAGATCCCGGTGATCGCCGACATCCACTTCCAGCCGAAGTACGTGTTCGCCGCGATCGACGCCGGCTGCGCCGCCGTCCGCGTCAACCCCGGCAACATCAAGCAGTTCGACGACAAGGTCAAGGAGATCGCGCACGCGGCCAAGGCCGCGGGCACCCCGATCCGGATCGGCGTCAACGCGGGCTCCCTCGACGCCCGACTGCTCAAGAAGTACGGCAAGGCCACCCCCGAGGCGCTGGTCGAGTCCGCGCTGTGGGAAGCCTCCCTCTTCGAGGAGCACGGCTTCGGCGACATCAAGATCTCGGTCAAGCACAACGACCCCGTCGTCATGGTCAACGCCTACCGCCAGCTCGCGGCCGCCTGCGACTACCCGCTGCACCTCGGCGTCACCGAGGCCGGCCCCGCCTTCCAGGGCACCATCAAGTCCGCCGTCGCCTTCGGTGCCCTGCTCTCCGAGGGCATCGGCGACACCATCCGCGTCTCCCTCTCCGCCCCGCCGGTCGAGGAGATCAAGGTCGGCAACCAGATCCTGGAGTCGCTGAACCTCAAGCCCCGCCGCCTGGAGATCGTCTCCTGCCCGTCCTGCGGGCGGGCCCAGGTCGACGTCTACAAGCTGGCCGAAGAGGTCACGGCGGGCCTGGAGGGCATGGAGGTCCCGCTGCGCGTCGCGGTCATGGGCTGCGTCGTCAACGGCCCCGGCGAGGCCCGCGAGGCCGACCTGGGCGTCGCCTCCGGCAACGGCAAGGGCCAGATCTTCGTGAAGGGCGAGGTCATCAAGACCGTCCCCGAGTCGAAGATCGTGGAGACCCTCATCGAAGAGGCCCTGAAGATCGCCGAACAGATGGAGAAGGACGGCATCCCGTCCGGCGAGCCCACCGTCGCCATCGGCGTCTGA